In Helianthus annuus cultivar XRQ/B chromosome 8, HanXRQr2.0-SUNRISE, whole genome shotgun sequence, a single genomic region encodes these proteins:
- the LOC110871947 gene encoding protein TIFY 3 isoform X2, with the protein MERDFMGLNSKDSKVVVKDEEAVEVCKESVYSKSSAAKWHLSGADGFDGPKNRQTGEIQSPFSVQILNDAKQAVPISMSHPFYRAQFSAAPIKQHGVAVPSIGSFLAGTTEPWYNSKPSCAPAQLTIFYGGTVNVYNDISPEKAQAIMFLAANGASASTPQPRVQAQAPVSRTPVADAVYMTQPINPQPCSAISSPMSVSSHPFRPTNKDEGAKIVKADTPRAIGSLEQVMQSAVPQARKASLARFLEKRKERVMSSAPYNVTKDSIVNGGPSNMNAVAAAEN; encoded by the exons ATGGAAAGGGATTTCATGGGTTTGAATTCAAAAGATTCAAAGGTTGTGGTCAAAGATGAAGAAGCTGTTGAAGTATGCAAAGAATCAG TGTATTCAAAGAGCTCTGCAGCTAAGTGGCATCTGTCAG GTGCAGATGGTTTTGATGGCCCAAAAAACCGTCAAACAGGCGAAATCCAG AGTCCATTTTCCGTGCAAATTCTCAACGACGCTAAGCAAGCGGTTCCTATTTCCATGAGCCACCCTTTCTACAGGGCTCAGTTTAGCGCTGCACCCATTAAGCAACACGGAGTTGCGGTTCCATCTATCGGTTCCTTCCTTGCTGGAACCACCGAACCGTGGTACAATTCGAAGCCTTCTTGTGCTCCTGCTCAACTAACCATCTTTTACGGTGGAACGGTTAACGTGTACAATGATATCTCCCCCGAGAAG GCTCAAGCTATCATGTTCTTGGCGGCAAATGGTGCGTCTGCGAGCACACCTCAGCCTAGGGTTCAAGCCCAGGCGCCTGTTTCACGAACACCAGTAGCGGATGCGGTTTATATGACCCAACCGATTAACCCACAGCCCTGCTCAGCCATCTCGAGCCCAATGTCTGTGTCCTCGCACCCTTTTAGACCTACTAACAAAGACGAAGGTGCTAAAATAGTTAAAGCGGATACCCCTAGAGCTATCGGCTCACTTGAACAAGTTATGCAGTCAG CTGTTCCGCAAGCGCGCAAAGCATCCTTGGCTCGGTTTCTTGAGAAGCGCAAAGAAAG GGTAATGTCTTCGGCTCCATACAATGTGACAAAGGATTCGATCGTCAATGGTGGACCAAGTAACATGAATGCTGTAGCTGCAGCTGAGAATTAG
- the LOC110871947 gene encoding protein TIFY 6A isoform X1, whose amino-acid sequence MERDFMGLNSKDSKVVVKDEEAVEVCKESVYSKSSAAKWHLSGADGFDGPKNRQTGEIQKSIGPSRQGGTHFSMATYPVQQSPFSVQILNDAKQAVPISMSHPFYRAQFSAAPIKQHGVAVPSIGSFLAGTTEPWYNSKPSCAPAQLTIFYGGTVNVYNDISPEKAQAIMFLAANGASASTPQPRVQAQAPVSRTPVADAVYMTQPINPQPCSAISSPMSVSSHPFRPTNKDEGAKIVKADTPRAIGSLEQVMQSAVPQARKASLARFLEKRKERVMSSAPYNVTKDSIVNGGPSNMNAVAAAEN is encoded by the exons ATGGAAAGGGATTTCATGGGTTTGAATTCAAAAGATTCAAAGGTTGTGGTCAAAGATGAAGAAGCTGTTGAAGTATGCAAAGAATCAG TGTATTCAAAGAGCTCTGCAGCTAAGTGGCATCTGTCAG GTGCAGATGGTTTTGATGGCCCAAAAAACCGTCAAACAGGCGAAATCCAG AAAAGCATTGGTCCTAGTAGGCAAGGCGGCACTCATTTTTCAATGGCTACTTATCCTGTGCAACAGAGTCCATTTTCCGTGCAAATTCTCAACGACGCTAAGCAAGCGGTTCCTATTTCCATGAGCCACCCTTTCTACAGGGCTCAGTTTAGCGCTGCACCCATTAAGCAACACGGAGTTGCGGTTCCATCTATCGGTTCCTTCCTTGCTGGAACCACCGAACCGTGGTACAATTCGAAGCCTTCTTGTGCTCCTGCTCAACTAACCATCTTTTACGGTGGAACGGTTAACGTGTACAATGATATCTCCCCCGAGAAG GCTCAAGCTATCATGTTCTTGGCGGCAAATGGTGCGTCTGCGAGCACACCTCAGCCTAGGGTTCAAGCCCAGGCGCCTGTTTCACGAACACCAGTAGCGGATGCGGTTTATATGACCCAACCGATTAACCCACAGCCCTGCTCAGCCATCTCGAGCCCAATGTCTGTGTCCTCGCACCCTTTTAGACCTACTAACAAAGACGAAGGTGCTAAAATAGTTAAAGCGGATACCCCTAGAGCTATCGGCTCACTTGAACAAGTTATGCAGTCAG CTGTTCCGCAAGCGCGCAAAGCATCCTTGGCTCGGTTTCTTGAGAAGCGCAAAGAAAG GGTAATGTCTTCGGCTCCATACAATGTGACAAAGGATTCGATCGTCAATGGTGGACCAAGTAACATGAATGCTGTAGCTGCAGCTGAGAATTAG